In one Heteronotia binoei isolate CCM8104 ecotype False Entrance Well chromosome 1, APGP_CSIRO_Hbin_v1, whole genome shotgun sequence genomic region, the following are encoded:
- the RHOB gene encoding rho-related GTP-binding protein RhoB gives MAAIRKKLVVVGDGACGKTCLLIVFSKDEFPEVYVPTVFENYVADIEVDGKQVELALWDTAGQEDYDRLRPLSYPDTDVILMCFSVDSPDSLENIPEKWVPEVKHFCPNVPIILVANKKDLRNDEHVRNELARMKQEPVRTEDGRAMAIRIQAYDYLECSAKTKDGVREVFETATRAALQKRYGTQNGCINCCKVL, from the coding sequence ATGGCGGCGATCCGCAAGAAGCTGGTGGTGGTGGGCGACGGAGCGTGCGGCAAGACGTGCCTGCTGATCGTCTTCAGCAAGGACGAGTTCCCGGAGGTCTACGTGCCCACCGTCTTCGAGAACTACGTGGCCGACATCGAGGTGGACGGCAAGCAGGTGGAGCTGGCCCTGTGGGACACGGCCGGCCAGGAGGACTACGACCGCCTGCGCCCGCTCTCTTACCCGGACACCGACGTGATCCTCATGTGCTTCTCGGTGGACAGCCCGGACTCCCTGGAGAACATCCCGGAGAAGTGGGTGCCCGAGGTGAAGCACTTCTGCCCCAACGTGCCCATCATCCTGGTGGCCAACAAGAAGGACCTGCGCAACGACGAGCACGTGCGCAACGAGCTTGCGCGCATGAAGCAGGAGCCCGTGCGCACCGAGGACGGCCGCGCCATGGCCATCCGCATCCAAGCCTACGACTACCTCGAGTGCTCGGCCAAGACCAAGGACGGCGTGCGGGAGGTCTTCGAGACCGCCACGCGGGCCGCCTTGCAGAAGCGCTACGGCACCCAGAACGGCTGCATCAACTGCTGCAAGGTGCTATAA